The following proteins are co-located in the Pan troglodytes isolate AG18354 chromosome 5, NHGRI_mPanTro3-v2.0_pri, whole genome shotgun sequence genome:
- the SLC29A1 gene encoding equilibrative nucleoside transporter 1 isoform X9 → MTTSHQPQDRYKAVWLIFFMLGLGTLLPWNFFMTATQYFTNRLDMSQNVSLVTAELSKDAQASAAPAAPLPERNSLSAIFNNVMTLCAMLPLLLFTYLNSFLHQRIPQSVRILGSLVAILLVFLITAILVKVQLDALPFFVITMIKIVLINSFGAILQGSLFGLAGLLPASYTAPIMSGQGLAGFFASVAMICAIASGSELSESAFGYFITACAVIILTIICYLGLPRLEFYRYYQQLKLEGPGEQETKLDLISKGEEPRAGKEESGVSVSNSQPTSESHSIKAILKNISVLAFSVCFIFTITIGMFPAVTVEVKSSIAGSSTWERYFIPVSCFLTFNIFDWLGRSLTAVFMWPGKDSRWLPSLVLARLVFVPLLLLCNIKPRRYLTVVFEHDAWFIFFMAAFAFSNGYLASLCMCFGPKKVKPAEAETAGAIMAFFLCLGLALGAVFSFLFRAIV, encoded by the exons ATGACAACCAGTCACCAGCCTCAGGACAG ATACAAAGCTGTCTGGCTTATCTTCTTCATGCTGGGTCTGGGAACGCTGCTCCCGTGGAATTTTTTCATGACGGCCACTCAG TATTTCACAAACCGCCTGGACATGTCCCAGAATGTGTCCTTGGTCACTGCTGAACTGAGCAAGGACGCCCAGGCGTCAGCCGCCCCTGCAGCACCCTTGCCTGAGCGGAACTCTCTCAGTGCCATCTTCAACAATGTCATGACCCTATGTGCCATGCTGCCCCTGCTGTTATTCACCTACCTCAACTCCTTCCTGCATCAGAG GATCCCCCAGTCCGTACGGATCCTGGGCAGCCTGGTGGCCATCCTGCTGGTGTTTCTGATCACTGCCATCCTGGTGAAGGTGCAGCTGGATGCTCTGCCCTTCTTTGTCATCACCATGATCAAGATCGTGCTCATTAATT CATTTGGTGCCATCCTTCAGGGCAGCCTGTTTGGTCTGGCTGGCCTTCTGCCTGCCAGCTACACGGCCCCCATCATGAGTGGCCAGGGCCTAGCAGGCTTCTTTGCCTCCGTGGCCATGATCTGCGCTATTGCCA GTGGCTCGGAGCTATCAGAAAGTGCCTTCGGCTACTTTATCACAGCCTGTGCTGTTATCATTTTGACCATCATCTGTTACCTGGGCCTGCCCCGGCTG GAATTCTACCGCTACTACCAGCAGCTCAAGCTTGAAGGACCCGGGGAGCAGGAGACCAAGTTGGACCTCATTAGCAAAG GAGAGGAGCCAAGAGCAGGCAAAGAGGAGTCTGGAGTTTCAGTCTCCAACTCTCAGCCCACCAGTGAAAGCCACTCTATCAAAGCCATCCTGAAAAAT ATCTCAGTCCTGGCTTTCTCTGTCTGCTTCATCTTCACTATCACCATTGGGATGTTTCCAGCCGTAACTGTTGAGGTCAAGTCCAGCATCGCAGGCAGCAGCACCTGGG AACGTTACTTCATTCCTGTGTCCTGTTTCTTGACTTTCAATATCTTTGACTGGTTGGGCCGGAGCCTCACAGCTGTATTCATGTGG CCTGGGAAGGACAGCCGCTGGCTGCCAAGCCTGGTGCTGGCCCGGCTGGTGTTtgtgccactgctgctgctgtgcaACATTAAGCCCCGCCGCTACCTGACTGTGGTCTTCGAGCACGATGCCTGGTTCATCTTCTTCATGGCTGCCTTTGCCTTCTCCAACGGCTACCTCGCCAGCCTCTGCATGTGCTTCGGGCCCAA GAAAGTGAAGCCGGCTGAGGCAGAGACCGCAGGAGCCATCATGGCCTTCTTCCTGTGTCTGGGTCTGGCACTGGGGgctgttttctccttcctgttcCGGGCAATTGTGTGA